In Anopheles arabiensis isolate DONGOLA chromosome 2, AaraD3, whole genome shotgun sequence, the genomic window ATTTAAATAGTTGACCTAAAGTGAAATTTGTCAAATTTTTGCCCTAAGTAATATTAAAAGAGAATCAAAGATAACTTAGTGGAGTATGCAGAACAATTCAATGGGCATAAAATTATTCCCTAATTCTGAAATCCTTCACTGACCTTCGCACAGTAGTTGGCTGCTTGAATTTGAACTCGATCAGATCGCCTGGTTGGGGCATTAGTCCCCAGAAGAAACTTTCGCCCAAGTACGCTTTCTGCAGCGTGTATGATTTGTACGGCTGTATCCCGGTCCGCACAACAGCCGGTGGATTGCGATGCGGATGGAAGTTCGGTATCTTGCCGAACTGTTTGTCTTTCAGCTTTTGCACCTTGCCCCTGAGCGACGACTGCGTTCCGATGTGCTGAAACAGCGAGGGTTTGTAGTGGATCCACAGTTTAGACATTTCCTGCTTGCAGCTTTTCTGTAAATCATCAAGAACGATATGGTCAGTGTGTGCCATGCGGCCATGGTATAGTGGATACTTACGCCATCTTTATCCACACTGCACACCTTCACGTATATTAGATGGGACAGCAGCCAGTCGACTGGTTTATCGTTGAAAAACATCTGGAAGAATGTTATTAACCAAGGCAGATCGGCAGATTTGAACAATTTTcctgaaacaaacaaagaaaacgttTCAAACGTACCGAACCCACCGCATGCACACTGCCCAAATTGGGTACCCctccttttcccctttttacCTATGAAACCTAGCTGGCAAAAGTCAAGCACGAACCATTCGCTGTGCTcttttttggccgttttctCCAGCGCAAAGTTTTTCATTATCGTCACAAAGCCCTTCTTCGTGAGTATATCGTCCTCGAGCTGGAGATAGAAGGCACCCTTCGGTTGCGCGTACGCCATCAGGAACGCAAAGTCGAGATTCTGTTTTGAACGCCACCGCACTCGATCCTGTGAGTCGTTCAACGTTTGCCGCAGATTGTTCATGTTCGGATAGTAGGACGCGGCCGGCGCAATAATCTCGATGAAGCCGCTATCGATGTAGCTAGCAAAGCGCGTCCGTATCTCCTGCGCTACCGTGCGCACGTAGTCCAGGTCCGTTTCGCCTACGAACAGTACGATCATCGTGTCGTTCTGTTCCTCCTCGTCCATGTTCGAGATGAGATTGTCGATCGTTTCGACGAGGTACGATTGCTTGTCGCGCTTGACGGTCGGAATTCCGATCACGATTGAGACGCCCTGCCGTTTCTTGCTCTCTATGTAGCTCGGCTGCAGTGAGGCAGAATCGTCCAGCAGGTGCGGTAGGAAGTGGAAAGCGGTCGGAAGCTTCAACGATTCCGCCAGCCGGGTCGTCGACGTCACGTTCCGTATGAGAGAACGCGAGTCCGGGCTCAGGCCGTcgagcagatccaagttggCGAGTGACACGTTCGCACCATCGGTCGAGCTAGTAGCGCCGGTAACCCCGTTGGCCCCGTTCAGTGCAGCTAGCCGCAGATACTGGGACAGGATGGCCACATCCTCCTGCTTGGTGCGATACATCGACTCCAGATACTGCATGCGCATTTGAAACTCGGCCATGCGCTGCGACATCGACTGTTCGGTTGTGTAGTCGGTACCGATCACCACGATCAGCACCGTGCACGGTATCAGCACGAGCACTATG contains:
- the LOC120895004 gene encoding alpha-1,3-mannosyl-glycoprotein 4-beta-N-acetylglucosaminyltransferase A, whose amino-acid sequence is MNMGISTSSMRRRGCLYGIVLVLIPCTVLIVVIGTDYTTEQSMSQRMAEFQMRMQYLESMYRTKQEDVAILSQYLRLAALNGANGVTGATSSTDGANVSLANLDLLDGLSPDSRSLIRNVTSTTRLAESLKLPTAFHFLPHLLDDSASLQPSYIESKKRQGVSIVIGIPTVKRDKQSYLVETIDNLISNMDEEEQNDTMIVLFVGETDLDYVRTVAQEIRTRFASYIDSGFIEIIAPAASYYPNMNNLRQTLNDSQDRVRWRSKQNLDFAFLMAYAQPKGAFYLQLEDDILTKKGFVTIMKNFALEKTAKKEHSEWFVLDFCQLGFIGKLFKSADLPWLITFFQMFFNDKPVDWLLSHLIYVKVCSVDKDGKSCKQEMSKLWIHYKPSLFQHIGTQSSLRGKVQKLKDKQFGKIPNFHPHRNPPAVVRTGIQPYKSYTLQKAYLGESFFWGLMPQPGDLIEFKFKQPTTVRRFLFRSGNFEQPSDRFYNTTVEVLPASGNTSLISAVLPFNVTKDGFLVVGSFNNIGIADGVIDSKIGKLKELRLHVNSDSQNWVILREIYLQSNGVR